Genomic DNA from Peribacillus simplex:
ATACACTAGGATCAATTCCAGCGAAAGCTACAAGCTTCTTAGGATTGTTAAATCGATCTATCTCACCAATTTCAGAAATAATCGTTGCCGCGATCTTTTCTCCGATACCTGGGATAGATTTGATGATATTATATTCTTCAACTTCTTTTGCGAGAGCATCTATCTCTGTCTCTAACTTGGATAGGTGCTCTTTGTATTGAAGAATGATGTTTATAAATATACTAAGACTCAAAATATGACTCTGATACAAAGTCTTTTCAAACGGATTTCGGTTTGCTGCAGCTTTGAGTTCAATAGATTTTTCATTAGCCCATCTGTATGAGCGACTTTTACATAATTGAGCGATTTTGTCAGCTATTGTTTCTAAACTTGCCTCTAATATGTCTTCAGATGAGGGAAACTCTGAAAGAGTTAAGAGTGATACTACTGAATATAAGTCACCGAAAACCCCTCTATATTCGGGGAAGACTTGGTCCAAAATGGCTTGAAATTGTAGCTTTGTTTGGATCAATACGCCAGTTATATTCTCGTGCTGTCTTGTAAGATTCCGAAGGTTTAATAGTTGAACTCCACGTTTTTTATATGGCTCTAGGTCTTCTTTATAAAACAGCTCGCAGAGATGGTAAGCATCAACCGCATCTGTCTTTACTTTCCTAAGACTTGAACTTTTAGCCTTATAAGAAATCAGTGGATTAATGATGATCAATAAATACCCACGGTCCTCCAAGTATTGAACAACAGAGGAATGATAATGTCCTGTTGCTTCAAGGATGAGAGGTGGTTTCTTACCTGTTTCTCTCTTTAC
This window encodes:
- a CDS encoding IS110 family transposase; translated protein: MNPVIGLDVSKGESQVQAFLDKGKPYRKSFKVSHTVEGLGLLEKFLDEVKRETGKKPPLILEATGHYHSSVVQYLEDRGYLLIIINPLISYKAKSSSLRKVKTDAVDAYHLCELFYKEDLEPYKKRGVQLLNLRNLTRQHENITGVLIQTKLQFQAILDQVFPEYRGVFGDLYSVVSLLTLSEFPSSEDILEASLETIADKIAQLCKSRSYRWANEKSIELKAAANRNPFEKTLYQSHILSLSIFINIILQYKEHLSKLETEIDALAKEVEEYNIIKSIPGIGEKIAATIISEIGEIDRFNNPKKLVAFAGIDPSVFESGKFTATKNRITKRGSSRLRHALYMAVRCAIRDCRKKKTTNEVIPRNKRMREFYDKKREEGKPFKVAVIACVNKLLHWIFALLKSKTTFRDIA